Genomic DNA from Pelosinus sp. UFO1:
GGCTATATGGTTGAGTGGCTAGAAAAGATAAAACCTGGTTATTTTAGCTGCAAGCCAGAGCGGGATAATTATGATTACGTCTATTTGGCAAAAGATCTAATTGAGCTAAAAGGGCGCAAATTTCATACTAAGAAAAATCATGTAAATAGTTTTAGAAAGACGTACAGTAACTATCAGTATGTCCCAATGACAGCTGACATGACCCAACAGTGTATCGATTTTATGGCGGCATGGTGTGATGAACGGGGTTGTGTGAAAGGTGATAGCCTAGATTGTGAAAGAAATGCCATTGTTGATGCAATGAATCATTTTACAGTTCTTGGTTTTCAAGGGGGCGCTATTTTTATTGATGGTAAGATGGCGGCATTTACTTATGGTGAAATGAATAACAATGATACTGCAGTGATTCACGTAGAAAAGGGCCGCAAAGAGTTTAAGGGTGTTTATGGGGTTATTAATCAAGAGTTTTGTGCTCATAACTACCAGGAGGCTCTTTACATTAACCGGGAAGAAGACATGGGAATTGAAGGTCTGAGAAAAGCGAAAGAATCCTACCATCCTGTTAAAATGGTAGAAAAATATATTGTAAAAGTTAAATAATAAAAAACGTTACATAAATTATTTTTATGTAACGTTTTTTTTGTATAGGTGCGGCGCTTTTTTCGTAGTATAAGAATAAAGCATTGGTTACCATCTAAAAATATATAGATTGAAAAGCAGGAAAATTACAATATTTTATAAAAGTATGTAGTAAAGAAAAAATAAGGGGTGCAGAAATGAAAAAAGTACAATTGGCATATGGTAAAGGCAGTATTAGCATTGAGGTTCCTCAAAGAGCTGTAGTCGTTGAACCCCAGCATTTAGAAAGCTTAAAAGATGAGAAGGCAGCCGTAATCTCGGCACTGCGCCAACCAGTAGGTACTCCTCCCTTAAAAGAAATGGTGAAAGCCACTGATCGGGTAGCAATTGTAAT
This window encodes:
- a CDS encoding DUF2156 domain-containing protein; the protein is MKFQQLTLEDKPLFDRFFKERRYENAHYNFTNLFMWRKAYNIKWTVEGKFLCVKACWEGETFFLPPFGPEEGLADVVEIMLEHAKEENFPFSFQGVEGYMVEWLEKIKPGYFSCKPERDNYDYVYLAKDLIELKGRKFHTKKNHVNSFRKTYSNYQYVPMTADMTQQCIDFMAAWCDERGCVKGDSLDCERNAIVDAMNHFTVLGFQGGAIFIDGKMAAFTYGEMNNNDTAVIHVEKGRKEFKGVYGVINQEFCAHNYQEALYINREEDMGIEGLRKAKESYHPVKMVEKYIVKVK